From Mercenaria mercenaria strain notata chromosome 17, MADL_Memer_1, whole genome shotgun sequence, the proteins below share one genomic window:
- the LOC128549905 gene encoding metal cation symporter ZIP14-like, which produces MVVGIFLGENESAHTWVFAFAGGMFLYIALVDMMPEMCASGERKENRKLIGTGTIFLLQNLGMLTGFGIILILAIYGGNLENAITGE; this is translated from the exons ATGGTCGTCGGTATTTTCCTCGGAGAAAATGAGTCAGCTCATACATGGGTGTTTGCCTTTGCCGGGGGAATGTTTCTTTATATTGCGCTAGTTGATATG ATGCCGGAGATGTGTGCGAGCGGAGAACGCAAGGAGAACAGGAAGCTTATCGGCACCGGGACTATATTTCTGCTCCAGAATCTAGGCATGCTAACTGGATTTGGAATCATTCTCATACTAGCAATTTATGGAGGGAATCTCGAGAATGCTATAACAGGGGAATAA